A single genomic interval of Croceibacter atlanticus HTCC2559 harbors:
- a CDS encoding KdsC family phosphatase, with the protein METSYKELLNNITTFIFDVDGVLTKNSLLISSQGELLRQVHAKDSYAIERAIGEGYKVCFMSHGDIRGLRMQLKLINVSDVFLKVTDKAEQLDIILEKDNIKREQVLYMGDDIPDSYPMHMVGLPCCPQDAVPEIKAISKYVSHQYGGKGCVRDVIEQVMKVQGKWLNNFS; encoded by the coding sequence ATGGAAACAAGCTATAAAGAGCTTTTAAACAACATAACTACATTTATTTTTGATGTAGATGGTGTGCTCACAAAAAACTCACTACTCATTAGCTCTCAAGGAGAGTTACTAAGACAAGTTCATGCTAAAGACAGTTATGCCATTGAGCGTGCTATTGGTGAAGGTTATAAAGTTTGTTTTATGTCTCACGGTGATATTAGAGGGTTACGCATGCAACTTAAACTTATTAATGTTTCTGATGTGTTTTTAAAAGTTACCGATAAAGCCGAGCAATTAGATATTATCCTGGAAAAAGACAATATAAAGAGAGAACAGGTACTTTATATGGGAGACGATATACCAGACAGTTACCCAATGCATATGGTTGGGTTACCATGCTGCCCACAAGATGCTGTACCAGAAATTAAGGCCATTTCTAAATATGTATCTCATCAATATGGTGGAAAAGGATGTGTAAGAGATGTAATTGAACAGGTAATGAAGGTTCAAGGCAAATGGCTAAACAACTTTAGCTAA
- a CDS encoding DUF58 domain-containing protein: MIQFFKSLYLHQRVFYVLFSISAIFLVSFWVPLLYPIAWLIVLALCLVFLLDVVALYKGSGIIANRLLPDKFSNSDENPVSVTLKNNYKFKIDVAVVDELPIQFQKRDFNKNITVQPNSNKSFEYLVKPVDRGEYHFGHLNCYVSTKLNLIKRRFTFNNEQMVKVYPSFIQMRQYDFLAIDNRLALTGLKKVRRIGHTMEFEQIKEYVTGDDVRTINWKATAKQAQLMVNQFQDEKSQPVYSVIDTSRVMKMPFEGLKLLDYAINSSLAFSNVALKKNDKVGLLTFSNVLSDFVKALSKKTHLSLVLERLYNVNTKFLDSDFGLLYAHIKRKITQRSLLLLYTNFEHITALQRQLPYLKAIAKQHVLVVIFFENTELKELINQDATTIGDVYHKTIASQFASDKVLMQKELQKHGIQSVLTPPQDLTVNTINKYLEIKARGIL; this comes from the coding sequence GTGATTCAATTTTTTAAATCCTTATACCTTCACCAGCGCGTATTTTATGTGTTGTTTTCCATATCAGCTATATTTTTAGTGTCGTTTTGGGTACCTCTACTCTATCCAATAGCCTGGTTAATTGTCTTAGCGTTATGTCTTGTTTTTTTATTAGATGTTGTTGCTTTATATAAGGGTTCTGGCATAATAGCAAATCGCCTTTTACCAGATAAATTTTCCAATAGTGATGAGAATCCAGTCTCAGTTACTCTAAAAAACAACTATAAATTTAAAATAGATGTTGCAGTAGTAGATGAGTTACCGATTCAGTTTCAAAAAAGAGATTTCAATAAAAATATTACTGTACAACCAAATTCAAATAAATCATTTGAATATTTGGTAAAGCCTGTAGATCGAGGTGAATATCATTTTGGACATTTAAACTGTTATGTTAGCACTAAGCTTAATCTTATAAAAAGACGGTTTACATTTAATAATGAACAGATGGTAAAAGTATATCCATCTTTCATACAAATGCGGCAATACGATTTTCTAGCCATAGATAATAGATTGGCTTTAACAGGACTTAAAAAAGTGAGGCGTATAGGTCACACAATGGAGTTTGAGCAAATTAAAGAATATGTTACTGGAGATGATGTAAGAACCATAAACTGGAAAGCTACAGCTAAACAAGCCCAATTAATGGTTAATCAATTTCAAGATGAAAAATCTCAACCTGTGTATTCTGTTATAGATACAAGTAGAGTAATGAAAATGCCTTTTGAAGGATTAAAATTATTAGACTACGCAATAAATAGCTCATTAGCGTTTAGTAATGTTGCTTTAAAGAAAAATGATAAAGTTGGTTTACTTACTTTCTCTAATGTTTTGAGTGATTTTGTTAAAGCTTTATCTAAAAAAACACACTTAAGTTTAGTATTAGAACGCTTATATAACGTAAATACAAAATTCTTAGATTCTGATTTTGGATTGCTTTACGCACATATAAAGCGAAAAATAACACAACGTAGCTTATTACTTCTTTATACAAATTTTGAGCATATCACTGCATTGCAAAGACAACTACCCTATTTAAAAGCCATTGCTAAACAACACGTACTAGTAGTCATCTTTTTTGAAAATACAGAATTAAAAGAATTGATTAATCAGGATGCTACTACAATTGGTGATGTTTATCACAAAACAATAGCGTCACAATTTGCATCAGATAAGGTTCTAATGCAAAAAGAGTTACAGAAACACGGTATACAATCTGTATTAACACCACCACAAGATCTTACTGTAAATACCATTAATAAATACTTAGAAATTAAAGCTAGAGGTATACTTTAA
- a CDS encoding TonB-dependent receptor encodes MRHLLSLLLVLTNLSLFGQTTFTLNGTIRDAASNETLNGVNVIINELQTETVTNTYGFYSISIPEGNYTITLSYLGYNTINKYISITNKTTLNFSLTESSETLDTVVIKEDVERTNIRSPQMSVNSLSIKTIKQIPVVLGEPDIIKSILLLPGVTNAGEGASGFNVRGGAADQNLILLDEATIYNSSHLFGLFSIFNPDAIKDIKLYKGGIPSKYGGRVSSVLDIYQKDGNSKKFSAEGGLGILSSRLLVEGPIQKEKSSFLLAGRSSYAHLFLKLTDNENLAYFYDLNTKLSYKLDDKNTLLLSGYFGRDVFNLNDSFKNVYGNSILNLRWNHVFSDNVFTNLSVIYSDYYYGLELDLAEFKYNSGIRNGNIKYGFNHYINNDLKLNYGIQNTLYEFNPGKIEPSTTDSGINAFTLTKKYALESGIYLSAEHNLTEKLTAEYGLRYSAFFRLGQDRLFTYENNLPVIYNQEQGVYESADPVGEENFNRDDIIKSFGNLEPRVSLSYLLNDQSSIKLSYNRIAQYIHILSNTSSPTPLDVYTPSGKFVKPQIVDQVAAGYFKNFNENEYSLEFEAFYKYINNRIDYIDGTDLIANDAIEQVILNGKARAYGLEVLFRKNLGKFQGWLSYTLSKSEQKTPGRSEIEPGISNGNWYLTNYDKTHDISITTSYKLNDKWTFSGNFLLQTGQPTTFPTSQYQYEGQTIPVYGERNTDRLPLFNRLDIAAEFTPNPNSDKRWQSYWSFGIYNLYNRKNAASISFRENRTTGVNEAVRFSIFGIVPSISYNFKF; translated from the coding sequence TTGCGCCATTTATTATCCTTATTATTGGTTTTAACCAACCTATCCCTATTTGGTCAAACAACCTTTACCTTAAATGGTACTATAAGAGATGCTGCTAGTAATGAAACTCTTAATGGTGTTAATGTAATTATTAATGAATTACAAACTGAAACCGTTACTAACACATATGGTTTTTATTCAATTTCTATCCCTGAAGGTAATTACACAATAACTTTAAGTTACCTAGGCTACAATACTATAAATAAATATATTAGCATTACAAATAAAACAACTTTAAATTTCAGCTTAACTGAATCATCTGAGACATTAGACACAGTTGTTATTAAAGAAGATGTAGAGCGTACAAATATTAGATCTCCTCAAATGAGTGTTAATTCTCTCTCAATAAAAACTATAAAGCAAATACCCGTAGTATTAGGTGAACCAGATATTATTAAATCGATTCTGCTTTTACCAGGTGTTACAAATGCAGGAGAAGGTGCTTCAGGATTTAATGTAAGAGGTGGCGCAGCAGATCAGAATTTAATATTATTAGATGAAGCTACAATTTATAATTCCTCACATTTATTCGGTTTATTTTCAATTTTTAATCCGGATGCAATAAAAGATATTAAATTATATAAAGGTGGAATACCTTCTAAATATGGAGGCAGAGTATCTTCTGTTTTAGATATTTATCAAAAAGATGGTAATAGTAAGAAGTTTTCTGCAGAAGGAGGTCTAGGAATTTTATCAAGCAGGCTATTAGTTGAGGGACCTATTCAAAAAGAAAAAAGCTCATTTTTACTCGCAGGAAGAAGTTCTTATGCGCATTTATTCTTAAAACTCACAGATAACGAAAACCTGGCTTATTTTTATGATTTAAATACCAAGCTAAGCTATAAACTAGACGATAAAAACACACTGTTACTTTCAGGATATTTTGGTAGAGATGTATTTAATCTTAACGACAGTTTTAAGAATGTTTATGGAAATAGCATTTTAAATCTTAGATGGAATCACGTATTTAGTGATAATGTGTTTACTAACCTATCTGTAATATACAGTGATTATTATTATGGGTTAGAATTAGATTTAGCAGAATTTAAATACAACAGCGGAATAAGAAATGGAAATATTAAATATGGATTTAACCACTATATTAATAATGACCTAAAATTAAATTACGGGATACAAAACACATTATACGAATTTAATCCAGGTAAAATTGAACCATCTACAACAGATTCTGGAATAAATGCATTTACGCTCACAAAAAAATATGCCCTAGAAAGCGGAATATACTTATCTGCAGAACACAATTTAACAGAGAAACTAACTGCCGAATATGGTTTAAGGTATAGTGCATTCTTTAGACTAGGCCAAGATCGGTTGTTTACATATGAGAATAATTTACCTGTAATATATAATCAAGAACAAGGTGTATATGAATCTGCAGACCCTGTAGGTGAAGAAAACTTTAACCGTGATGATATTATTAAATCTTTTGGGAATTTAGAGCCAAGAGTTTCACTATCGTACTTATTAAATGACCAAAGCTCTATAAAATTAAGTTACAATCGCATTGCACAATATATACATATACTTAGTAATACAAGCTCTCCTACTCCATTAGATGTATATACACCAAGTGGTAAATTTGTAAAACCCCAAATAGTAGATCAAGTTGCTGCTGGGTATTTTAAAAACTTTAATGAGAATGAGTACAGCTTAGAGTTTGAGGCTTTTTACAAATATATAAACAACAGAATTGATTATATAGACGGCACAGATCTTATTGCTAATGATGCTATAGAACAAGTAATTCTTAATGGTAAAGCAAGAGCATATGGCCTTGAAGTATTGTTTAGAAAAAATCTTGGTAAATTTCAAGGTTGGTTATCTTATACGCTTTCTAAAAGTGAACAAAAGACACCAGGAAGAAGTGAAATAGAGCCAGGTATTTCAAATGGAAATTGGTATTTAACCAATTATGATAAGACGCATGACATTTCTATAACAACGTCTTATAAATTAAATGATAAATGGACATTTAGTGGAAATTTTCTTTTACAAACAGGACAACCTACTACATTTCCTACGTCTCAATACCAATATGAAGGACAAACAATTCCAGTTTATGGTGAACGAAATACAGACAGATTACCTCTGTTTAATAGGTTAGACATTGCTGCAGAGTTTACTCCAAACCCTAATAGTGATAAACGCTGGCAGTCATATTGGTCATTTGGTATTTACAACCTTTATAATAGGAAAAATGCTGCAAGTATAAGTTTTAGAGAAAACAGAACTACCGGAGTTAATGAAGCCGTCAGGTTTTCAATATTTGGAATAGTGCCTTCTATAAGTTATAATTTTAAATTTTAA
- a CDS encoding Rossmann-like and DUF2520 domain-containing protein, with protein MKNSKLSVVILGAGNVAFHLYKSLRSLETITLQQIYNRSKDNLEVFKYVETTTLIEDIKEADLYIIAVNDDVIGNVAQKLKTKKGIVVHTSGAKPLVEVAMHTNYGVFYPLQSFSKDLELNFQEVPVCIEANSKKSLEQLNLLANALSKKVYHIDSKQRKSLHLSAVFVNNFSNYMFTVAQDLCDTNNVPFEILHPLITETALKATLQSPKNVQTGPAKRGDKETIQSHLEQLKDTKHKDVYKQLTLHILTYYGNKL; from the coding sequence TTGAAGAATTCTAAACTTTCTGTAGTTATCTTAGGTGCTGGTAATGTGGCATTTCATCTCTATAAAAGTTTGCGCTCTTTAGAGACTATAACATTGCAACAAATTTATAATAGGTCTAAAGATAACTTAGAGGTATTTAAATATGTTGAAACCACCACACTTATAGAAGACATTAAAGAAGCAGACTTATATATTATAGCTGTAAATGATGATGTTATAGGCAACGTAGCCCAAAAACTAAAGACCAAAAAAGGTATAGTTGTACATACTTCTGGTGCAAAACCATTAGTTGAAGTTGCTATGCACACTAATTATGGTGTGTTTTATCCTTTACAAAGTTTTTCCAAAGATTTAGAGCTTAATTTTCAAGAAGTTCCAGTTTGTATAGAGGCAAATTCAAAAAAAAGCTTAGAGCAATTAAACCTTTTGGCAAATGCGTTGTCTAAAAAAGTATATCATATAGACTCTAAACAACGTAAATCACTACATTTGAGTGCAGTATTTGTAAACAACTTTAGTAATTATATGTTTACAGTTGCTCAAGATTTGTGTGATACCAATAATGTTCCTTTTGAAATCCTGCACCCATTAATTACCGAAACTGCTCTAAAAGCAACATTGCAGTCTCCAAAAAATGTACAGACAGGACCTGCTAAACGTGGAGATAAAGAAACCATACAATCTCACCTAGAACAGCTAAAGGACACTAAGCATAAAGACGTATACAAACAATTAACTCTACATATACTAACCTACTATGGAAACAAGCTATAA
- a CDS encoding AAA family ATPase, which produces MEDQNLPTDSKEQTAQDNLEFNSRIPLQELQQAIEALKAQLSKVIVGQDDFVELLIVGLLSDGHVLIEGVPGIAKTLTAKLFAKTLKTEFSRIQFTPDLMPSDVLGTSVLNMKTSDFEFKQGPIFSNIVLIDEINRAPAKTQAALFEVMEERQITIDGNTYEMKPPFMVLATQNPIEQEGTYALPEAQLDRFLFKITVDYPNLDDEITILKTHHNRKAVHAISEINAVLSPEQLITYKDHIQNIIIEEKIFSYIATIVSKTRNHPHLYLGASPRASLAIMTASKAFAAIQGRDFVTPDDVKKSLFPVLRHRIILSPEREMEGMTTEQVVTMISQSVEIPR; this is translated from the coding sequence ATGGAAGACCAAAACTTACCTACAGATTCTAAAGAACAAACAGCCCAAGATAACCTAGAGTTTAATTCAAGAATTCCTCTACAAGAACTTCAACAAGCAATTGAAGCTTTAAAAGCACAATTGTCTAAAGTTATTGTAGGTCAAGATGATTTTGTTGAATTACTTATTGTTGGATTACTATCTGACGGTCATGTGTTAATTGAAGGTGTACCTGGTATTGCTAAGACACTTACTGCAAAATTATTTGCTAAGACGTTAAAAACAGAGTTTAGCCGTATACAGTTTACACCAGATTTAATGCCTAGTGATGTTTTAGGAACCTCGGTTTTAAATATGAAAACTTCTGACTTTGAATTTAAACAAGGTCCTATATTTTCTAATATTGTACTAATAGATGAAATAAATAGAGCGCCTGCCAAAACTCAAGCTGCATTGTTCGAGGTTATGGAAGAACGCCAAATTACTATTGATGGCAATACCTATGAAATGAAACCACCATTTATGGTTTTAGCAACCCAAAACCCTATTGAACAAGAAGGTACATACGCATTGCCAGAAGCACAGTTAGATAGGTTTTTATTTAAAATTACAGTTGATTACCCTAACCTAGATGATGAAATTACCATCTTAAAGACTCACCACAACAGGAAAGCTGTACACGCAATTTCAGAAATAAATGCAGTTTTAAGTCCTGAGCAACTAATAACCTACAAAGACCACATTCAAAATATTATAATTGAGGAAAAGATATTTTCTTACATAGCAACTATAGTATCTAAAACAAGAAATCATCCTCATTTATACTTAGGCGCTTCACCAAGAGCCTCTTTAGCTATAATGACAGCTTCTAAAGCTTTTGCAGCAATACAAGGAAGGGATTTTGTAACACCAGATGATGTGAAAAAATCTTTATTTCCAGTCTTAAGACACCGTATTATACTTTCTCCAGAACGAGAGATGGAAGGTATGACAACAGAACAAGTTGTTACCATGATTTCACAATCTGTAGAAATTCCTCGATAA
- the ribH gene encoding 6,7-dimethyl-8-ribityllumazine synthase has product MATAGNNLSEYNKETIPNAKDFKFGIVVSEWNDHITNNLFQGAFDAFMEHGVLKENIVRWNVPGSFELIYGCKKLQQSFEMLDCIIAVGSVIQGETKHFDFVCQGVTNGIAQLNIESDIPTIFCVLTDNIEEQSIARSGGIHGNKGTEAAIAAIKMAQLRKDAKFYKE; this is encoded by the coding sequence ATGGCAACAGCCGGAAACAATCTATCAGAATATAATAAAGAGACAATCCCAAACGCGAAAGACTTCAAGTTTGGGATTGTTGTTTCAGAATGGAACGACCATATTACAAATAACCTCTTTCAAGGAGCTTTCGATGCTTTTATGGAGCATGGTGTTTTAAAGGAAAACATTGTACGTTGGAATGTACCTGGCAGTTTTGAGCTTATTTATGGCTGTAAAAAGCTACAACAAAGCTTTGAGATGTTAGATTGTATTATTGCTGTAGGAAGTGTAATACAAGGCGAGACAAAGCATTTTGACTTTGTTTGCCAAGGAGTAACAAACGGAATAGCACAATTAAATATAGAGAGTGATATACCTACTATTTTTTGTGTATTAACAGATAATATCGAAGAGCAGTCTATAGCTCGTAGTGGTGGTATTCACGGTAATAAAGGTACAGAAGCAGCAATCGCAGCCATTAAAATGGCGCAACTGCGTAAAGATGCAAAGTTTTATAAAGAGTAA
- the recF gene encoding DNA replication/repair protein RecF (All proteins in this family for which functions are known are DNA-binding proteins that assist the filamentation of RecA onto DNA for the initiation of recombination or recombinational repair.): MHLKQLSLINYKNFESETFEFDSKINCLVGANGIGKTNVLDSIYHLSLGKSYFNPITSQNIKHHEDFFVIDGEFVKQDRTEKIVVSAKRGQKKVIKRNSKAYERFSEHVGLLPVVIISPADRDLITEGSDTRRKFMDGIISQNDKTYLDNLISYNKVLAQRNALLKYFAANRTFESSTLEVYNEQLSNYASEIFETRTLFLESFIPIFKERYQTISNNKEQVTISYKSQLKKGNLASLFEERLQKDLQRQYTTVGTHKDDLDFGIENHPIKRFGSQGQQKSFLIALKLAQYDFIKAKSKVNPILLLDDVFDKLDEQRVEQIVSLVSTGELGQLFISDTHPDRTEAVVKNTAQDYKMFRL; the protein is encoded by the coding sequence ATGCATTTAAAACAATTATCTCTTATAAACTATAAGAATTTTGAATCTGAAACTTTTGAATTTGATTCTAAGATTAATTGCTTGGTTGGCGCCAATGGTATTGGTAAAACCAATGTTTTAGACAGTATATATCATCTTTCTTTAGGTAAAAGTTACTTTAACCCAATAACGAGCCAAAACATTAAACATCATGAAGATTTCTTTGTTATAGATGGCGAGTTTGTTAAGCAAGACCGTACAGAAAAAATTGTTGTAAGTGCAAAACGTGGACAAAAAAAAGTAATTAAGAGAAACAGCAAAGCATATGAACGTTTTAGTGAACACGTAGGCTTATTACCTGTAGTTATTATATCTCCTGCAGATAGAGACCTTATTACTGAAGGTAGCGATACTAGACGTAAATTTATGGATGGTATAATTTCTCAGAACGATAAAACTTATTTGGATAACTTAATAAGCTATAATAAGGTACTTGCACAACGAAATGCTCTTTTAAAATATTTTGCTGCAAATAGAACTTTTGAAAGTTCAACACTCGAGGTATATAATGAACAGTTAAGTAACTATGCCTCAGAGATATTTGAGACTAGAACACTATTTTTAGAAAGTTTTATTCCGATATTTAAAGAACGCTACCAAACAATTAGCAATAACAAAGAACAAGTGACTATTTCTTATAAAAGTCAACTTAAAAAAGGAAACCTAGCTAGTTTATTTGAAGAGCGCTTACAGAAAGATTTACAACGCCAATATACAACGGTTGGTACTCACAAAGATGATTTAGATTTTGGAATTGAGAACCACCCGATTAAGAGGTTTGGAAGCCAAGGACAACAAAAATCATTTTTAATAGCTTTAAAATTAGCACAGTACGATTTCATTAAAGCAAAAAGTAAGGTGAATCCTATTTTACTTTTAGATGATGTTTTTGATAAATTAGATGAACAACGTGTTGAGCAAATAGTCTCTTTAGTCTCAACTGGAGAATTGGGACAACTATTTATAAGCGATACACATCCTGATCGTACTGAAGCTGTTGTAAAAAATACTGCTCAAGACTATAAAATGTTTAGACTATAA
- a CDS encoding DUF1801 domain-containing protein translates to MKIEANSPDDYISKLPEDRQAAVKKLRDTIKDNLPTGFKETLGYGMLAFVVPLSTYPDGYHCDPKLALPFINIASQKNFVALYHSGIYADKTIHNWFVNEYPKHSKYKLDMGKSCIRFKRMNDIPYELIAELAQKFTVSQWIETYEKAIKK, encoded by the coding sequence ATGAAAATTGAAGCTAACTCTCCAGACGATTATATTTCTAAACTACCTGAAGATCGTCAAGCTGCTGTAAAAAAATTAAGAGATACTATAAAAGATAATTTACCAACTGGTTTTAAAGAAACACTAGGTTATGGTATGCTTGCATTTGTAGTACCATTATCAACTTACCCTGATGGTTATCATTGTGATCCTAAATTGGCCTTACCGTTTATTAATATAGCCTCTCAGAAAAACTTTGTTGCCTTATATCATTCTGGTATATATGCCGATAAAACGATACATAATTGGTTTGTGAATGAATATCCCAAGCATTCTAAATATAAGTTAGATATGGGTAAAAGCTGTATTCGTTTTAAACGAATGAATGATATCCCGTATGAACTTATTGCAGAACTTGCTCAAAAGTTTACGGTTTCACAATGGATAGAAACCTATGAAAAAGCTATAAAAAAGTAA
- a CDS encoding tetratricopeptide repeat protein, with protein MATYKKRGYKPKNKEEREEQVEDQSTTAEVFNSLDEGANKTEEFVAKNQNIILIVIGIIAVVVLGYLAYERFVVAPNEEAATNEMYQAQSYFDDALIAPSTTKDSLFNLALNGGEGKYGFLDIADEYSSTDAGNLANYYAGMAYLNTGKYKEAISSLEDFSSDDLILAPLAKGAIGDAFLQLDQTEEALGYYESAAKMNANEFTAPKFLLKAGITAIELGKADVAVKHLTELKDKYETSTEASQVAVYLGQAKAMQN; from the coding sequence ATGGCAACATATAAGAAGCGTGGATACAAACCTAAGAACAAGGAAGAGCGCGAAGAACAAGTAGAAGATCAGTCAACAACAGCAGAAGTTTTTAACTCTTTAGATGAAGGAGCAAATAAAACCGAAGAGTTTGTTGCAAAAAACCAAAACATCATTTTAATTGTAATAGGTATTATTGCAGTAGTGGTACTAGGTTATTTGGCCTATGAGCGTTTTGTGGTAGCACCTAATGAAGAAGCTGCTACTAATGAAATGTATCAAGCACAAAGCTATTTTGATGATGCATTAATAGCACCATCTACTACAAAAGATTCTTTATTTAACTTAGCTCTTAATGGTGGTGAAGGTAAGTATGGTTTCTTAGACATTGCAGACGAGTATAGTAGTACAGATGCAGGTAACCTTGCAAATTACTATGCAGGTATGGCATACCTTAATACAGGAAAATATAAAGAAGCTATTTCTAGCTTAGAAGATTTTTCTAGTGACGATTTAATTTTAGCACCATTAGCTAAAGGAGCTATAGGTGATGCATTTTTACAATTAGACCAAACTGAAGAAGCTTTAGGTTATTATGAAAGTGCTGCTAAAATGAATGCAAATGAGTTTACAGCACCTAAGTTCTTACTTAAAGCTGGTATTACAGCTATCGAGTTAGGTAAGGCAGATGTAGCAGTAAAACATTTAACTGAATTAAAAGATAAGTACGAAACATCTACTGAAGCTTCTCAAGTAGCAGTATACTTAGGGCAAGCTAAAGCAATGCAAAACTAA